A genomic region of Anaerolineales bacterium contains the following coding sequences:
- a CDS encoding UDP-N-acetylmuramoyl-tripeptide--D-alanyl-D-alanine ligase: MSVNSLTLADVIEALSQQRPAAAEALPLSGAVHDSRQAAAGSLFVALQGEHVDGHDYVAAAFANGASAALVEHPLDGYTNLDLRSGTLPDAAAFSTPLCLVVPHSLPALQTVARFWRRRLSELRVVGITGSVGKTTTKELTADVLSQRFRTFKSAGNFNNEIGLPLSVLSIRPDTQRAVLEMGFYVIGEIALLADIAVPEIGVVTNVGTVHASRAGSQEAIYQGKAELVKSLPAQGVAILNHDDPYVRRMAQDTAARVFFYGLEPQADLWADHIEGLGLDGVRFRLHYQGETLHVRIPLIGRHSVHTALRAAAVGIVEGMDWGAILSGLRIGNAQLRLMAVPGRNGSLLLDDTYNASPESTVAALNLLGELEGRKVAVLGDMLELGQYEEQGHRIVGNLAARVVELLVTVGPRAHIIAETARQAGLNSTAIHEFGDSQAALGFLQDALAAGDVVLVKGSRAVHMDKIVPDLEEKNER; this comes from the coding sequence ATGAGCGTGAATAGCCTCACTCTTGCCGATGTCATCGAAGCGCTCAGCCAGCAGCGCCCGGCGGCGGCCGAGGCCCTGCCGCTGAGCGGCGCCGTGCACGACTCGCGCCAGGCCGCCGCGGGCAGCCTCTTCGTTGCCCTGCAGGGTGAGCATGTCGACGGGCACGACTACGTGGCCGCCGCCTTTGCCAACGGCGCCAGCGCCGCCTTGGTGGAGCACCCGTTGGACGGCTACACCAACCTTGACCTGCGCAGCGGCACGCTGCCGGACGCGGCGGCTTTCAGCACGCCGCTGTGCCTGGTGGTGCCGCACAGCCTGCCGGCTCTGCAAACGGTGGCGCGCTTTTGGCGCCGCCGCCTGAGCGAGCTGCGCGTGGTGGGCATCACGGGTAGCGTGGGTAAAACCACCACCAAGGAGCTCACCGCGGATGTGCTCAGCCAGCGCTTCCGCACCTTCAAATCGGCGGGCAATTTCAACAATGAGATCGGCCTGCCGCTGAGCGTGCTCTCCATCCGCCCTGATACGCAGCGCGCTGTGCTCGAGATGGGCTTCTACGTCATTGGCGAGATCGCGCTGCTGGCCGATATTGCCGTGCCGGAAATTGGCGTGGTCACCAATGTCGGTACGGTGCACGCCTCGCGGGCCGGCTCGCAGGAAGCGATCTACCAGGGCAAGGCGGAGCTGGTTAAGAGCCTGCCAGCCCAGGGTGTAGCGATCCTCAACCATGATGACCCTTATGTGCGCCGCATGGCGCAAGACACCGCTGCGCGCGTATTCTTCTATGGCCTCGAGCCGCAAGCGGATCTGTGGGCCGATCACATCGAGGGCCTCGGCCTGGATGGGGTGCGCTTCCGCCTGCACTATCAAGGCGAAACTTTGCATGTGCGTATTCCGCTGATCGGGCGCCATTCGGTGCACACCGCATTGCGTGCAGCCGCAGTGGGCATCGTAGAGGGCATGGATTGGGGCGCGATCTTGAGCGGCCTGCGCATTGGCAACGCCCAACTGCGCCTGATGGCCGTGCCGGGGCGCAACGGCTCGCTGCTGCTGGATGACACCTATAACGCTTCGCCTGAATCGACCGTGGCGGCGCTCAACCTGCTGGGCGAGCTGGAAGGACGCAAAGTGGCCGTGCTAGGCGATATGCTAGAGCTTGGCCAGTACGAGGAGCAGGGCCATCGCATCGTGGGCAACTTGGCCGCCCGCGTGGTCGAGCTGCTGGTGACGGTAGGCCCGCGGGCTCACATCATCGCCGAGACGGCGCGTCAGGCCGGGCTGAACAGCACGGCCATCCACGAATTTGGTGACAGCCAGGCGGCGCTGGGCTTCTTGCAGGATGCGCTGGCCGCCGGCGATGTGGTGCTGGTGAAGGGCTCGCGGGCGGTACATATGGATAAGATCGTGCCTGACTTGGAGGAAAAGAATGAACGGTAG
- the mraY gene encoding phospho-N-acetylmuramoyl-pentapeptide-transferase, with protein MNGSATALVLAGVSFILTVIWGGPLIRILRRLEVGDSIRLEAPERHIIKVGTPTMGGVMFILPVLLVTVLLNAVSLIGLSGVGLSVLVPLAAMVMFGGLGSLDDIRKLQRKIGEGMRARNKLLLQIVLATGLAFALRELLHVPDLYLPGASIEFDLGWLYYPVAVFIIVGSANAVNFTDGLDGLAGLISATAFATFGCIALLQGQSFLAQFCFTLVGALFGFLWFNVHPAQLIMGDTGAMALGACLGVVALMTGQWILLPLIAVIPVSEILSVMIQVSFFKLTGGRRVFKMSPLHLHFELSGWSETQIVQRFWLMSLLFAMVGVALAVL; from the coding sequence ATGAACGGTAGCGCCACCGCGCTGGTTTTGGCTGGCGTCAGCTTCATCCTCACCGTGATCTGGGGTGGGCCGTTGATTCGTATCCTGCGCCGCCTCGAAGTCGGCGACAGCATTCGCCTCGAAGCGCCCGAGCGCCACATCATCAAAGTGGGCACGCCGACGATGGGCGGGGTGATGTTTATTCTGCCCGTGCTGCTGGTCACCGTGCTGCTCAATGCCGTCTCACTGATCGGGCTGAGCGGGGTGGGGCTCTCGGTGCTGGTGCCGCTGGCGGCGATGGTGATGTTCGGTGGGCTGGGCAGTCTGGATGATATTCGCAAGCTGCAGCGCAAGATCGGCGAGGGCATGCGCGCCCGCAACAAGCTGCTGCTGCAAATTGTGCTGGCCACCGGGCTGGCCTTTGCCCTGCGCGAGCTGCTGCATGTGCCGGATCTGTATTTGCCCGGTGCCAGCATTGAATTTGATCTGGGCTGGTTGTATTACCCCGTGGCGGTCTTTATCATTGTGGGCTCGGCCAACGCGGTCAACTTTACCGATGGTCTGGATGGGCTGGCCGGGCTGATCAGCGCCACCGCCTTCGCCACCTTCGGCTGCATCGCCTTGCTGCAGGGCCAGAGTTTCCTGGCCCAGTTCTGCTTCACGCTGGTGGGCGCCTTGTTCGGCTTCCTGTGGTTCAACGTGCACCCCGCCCAATTGATCATGGGTGATACCGGGGCGATGGCACTGGGCGCCTGCCTGGGCGTGGTGGCCTTGATGACCGGGCAGTGGATCTTGCTGCCGCTGATCGCCGTGATCCCGGTCAGCGAAATTCTCAGCGTCATGATCCAGGTGAGCTTCTTCAAGCTCACCGGTGGGCGGCGCGTCTTCAAAATGTCGCCGCTGCATTTGCACTTCGAACTCTCCGGTTGGAGCGAAACGCAGATCGTGCAGCGTTTCTGGTTGATGAGCCTGCTGTTTGCCATGGTAGGCGTAGCGTTGGCGGTGCTCTAG
- the murD gene encoding UDP-N-acetylmuramoyl-L-alanine--D-glutamate ligase: MPWAGRKVVVLGAARQGLATAGYLARHGAQVVLSDQRSAAELAEAQAALAGLPVEWALGGHPLSVLDGAERLYLSGGVPSENVLVQAALQRGLPVANDSQLFLELAPCRVIGITGSAGKTTTTTLVGRMLAGLEGGALRKVWVGGNIGRPLLADVDEMHADDIAVMELSSFQLEWMTRAPHIAAILNLAPNHLDRHADMDAYVAAKARILEFQHGDDIAVLHRGDTRSWPLAERVHGRTLWFSAEGLAAGQQGVFVRGASLWLRDGRGEHELLPLNAIELRGAHNVLNVLAACTLAAAAGAGAAEMLAGLQGFHGAPHRLEFVRSLRGVEYYNDSIATAPQRAEAAIQAFGQPLVLLLGGRDKHLDWSSLVQLAAQRASQVVLFGEAAAPLAQLFARLAPQLPRQVAAGFDEAVQRAAAAARPGEVVLLAPGATSFDEFKDFEARGERFRQLVSEL, from the coding sequence ATGCCGTGGGCCGGGCGCAAAGTTGTGGTTTTGGGCGCTGCTCGCCAGGGGCTGGCCACGGCTGGCTATCTGGCGCGGCACGGCGCGCAGGTGGTGCTGAGCGATCAGCGTTCGGCGGCGGAGTTGGCCGAAGCGCAGGCCGCCCTGGCCGGCTTGCCGGTGGAGTGGGCGCTGGGCGGCCACCCGCTGAGCGTGCTGGATGGCGCCGAGCGCTTGTACCTCTCCGGTGGCGTGCCCAGCGAGAATGTGCTGGTGCAGGCCGCCCTGCAACGCGGCCTGCCGGTCGCGAACGATTCGCAATTGTTTCTGGAGCTAGCCCCGTGCCGCGTCATCGGCATCACCGGCTCGGCGGGCAAAACCACCACCACCACCCTGGTGGGGCGCATGTTGGCTGGGCTGGAAGGCGGCGCGCTGCGCAAGGTATGGGTGGGCGGCAACATCGGCCGCCCTTTGCTGGCCGATGTGGACGAAATGCACGCCGATGATATTGCCGTGATGGAACTTTCCAGCTTCCAGCTTGAATGGATGACGCGCGCTCCGCACATCGCCGCGATTCTGAACCTGGCGCCTAATCATTTGGATCGCCACGCCGATATGGATGCGTATGTGGCCGCCAAGGCGCGCATCCTTGAGTTTCAGCACGGCGATGACATCGCCGTGCTGCACCGCGGCGATACGCGCAGCTGGCCGCTGGCCGAGCGCGTGCACGGCCGCACCCTGTGGTTCAGCGCCGAAGGCCTGGCCGCCGGCCAGCAAGGCGTGTTCGTGCGCGGCGCCAGCCTGTGGCTGCGCGATGGGCGCGGCGAGCACGAGCTGCTGCCGCTCAACGCCATCGAGCTGCGCGGCGCGCACAATGTGCTCAACGTATTGGCGGCCTGCACGCTGGCCGCCGCCGCCGGAGCCGGCGCCGCGGAGATGCTGGCGGGCTTGCAGGGCTTTCACGGCGCACCGCACCGCCTGGAGTTTGTGCGCAGCTTGCGCGGCGTGGAGTATTACAACGACTCGATCGCCACTGCGCCGCAGCGCGCCGAGGCGGCCATCCAGGCCTTCGGCCAGCCGCTGGTCTTGCTGCTCGGCGGGCGCGACAAGCATTTGGATTGGAGCAGCCTGGTGCAGCTGGCGGCGCAGCGCGCCAGCCAGGTGGTGCTGTTTGGCGAGGCGGCTGCGCCGTTGGCGCAATTGTTTGCGCGCCTGGCGCCGCAGTTGCCGCGGCAGGTCGCCGCCGGCTTCGATGAGGCCGTGCAGCGCGCCGCCGCGGCGGCCCGCCCGGGCGAAGTGGTGCTGCTGGCGCCCGGCGCCACCAGCTTTGACGAATTCAAAGATTTCGAAGCACGCGGCGAACGCTTTCGCCAGTTAGTGAGTGAGCTATGA
- a CDS encoding cell division protein FtsW has protein sequence MSEETFDTFATADEAAAPLAPRRRRSAGRRKPSLWPAIELNVDVPMLLAIFALLVFGLLMVYSASWNFSLSEYDDPTFMFRRQLFTMAIGVIAALAGYFIDYRFWRKYAVPLIAATVLSLVIVLVINEVRYGSARALSGGSYMPGEVAKVTTILYLSVWLSSKREQLTSVGRGILPLGGIIGIMAGLILKQPDFSAAATMVVLGGMMFFLAGGSVKQIGFMLVAASVLGALFVSVSTTSQVRISSYLDSLQDLTQANSHVLRSFEAFVKGGWFGVGIGLADTKLTGLPVPPTDSIFAVVGEELGLLGSAVLTALYGVVLWRGMVIARQAPDMLGSLIAGGITIWVTMEAFINMGVMVGLLPFAGNALPLISYGGSSLVSVLGALGIVLSVSRAAKVKSQNEERILDATTRGRRGERGWGVSRARRAARIGRN, from the coding sequence ATGAGCGAAGAAACCTTCGATACTTTTGCCACCGCCGATGAGGCCGCGGCGCCACTGGCGCCGCGGCGCCGGCGCAGCGCGGGGCGGCGCAAGCCCAGCCTGTGGCCGGCGATCGAGCTCAACGTCGATGTGCCGATGCTGCTGGCGATCTTCGCTTTGCTGGTCTTCGGCCTGCTGATGGTGTATTCGGCGAGCTGGAACTTCTCGCTCAGCGAGTACGACGATCCTACGTTCATGTTCCGGCGCCAATTGTTCACCATGGCCATCGGGGTCATCGCCGCTTTGGCGGGCTACTTTATCGATTATCGCTTCTGGCGCAAGTATGCGGTGCCGCTGATCGCCGCCACCGTGCTGAGCCTGGTGATCGTGCTGGTGATCAACGAAGTGCGCTACGGCTCGGCGCGCGCCCTTAGCGGCGGCTCGTACATGCCGGGTGAGGTGGCCAAGGTCACCACGATCCTGTATCTCTCGGTGTGGCTGAGCTCCAAGCGCGAGCAGCTCACCAGCGTGGGCCGCGGCATCCTGCCGCTGGGCGGCATCATCGGCATTATGGCCGGTTTGATCTTGAAGCAGCCTGACTTTAGCGCGGCGGCCACCATGGTGGTGCTGGGCGGCATGATGTTCTTTCTGGCCGGTGGTAGCGTCAAGCAGATCGGCTTCATGCTGGTGGCCGCTTCGGTGTTGGGCGCGCTGTTCGTCAGCGTCAGCACTACCAGCCAGGTGCGTATCAGCAGCTATCTGGATAGCCTGCAGGATCTGACCCAGGCGAACAGCCACGTGCTGCGCTCCTTTGAAGCCTTTGTGAAGGGCGGCTGGTTTGGTGTGGGCATCGGCCTGGCCGATACCAAGCTCACCGGCCTGCCCGTGCCGCCCACCGATAGCATTTTCGCCGTAGTGGGCGAAGAGCTCGGCCTGCTGGGCAGCGCCGTACTGACGGCGCTGTATGGCGTGGTGCTGTGGCGCGGCATGGTGATCGCCCGCCAGGCACCCGATATGCTCGGCTCGTTGATCGCCGGCGGCATCACCATTTGGGTCACGATGGAAGCATTCATCAACATGGGCGTGATGGTGGGGCTGTTGCCCTTCGCCGGCAATGCGTTGCCGCTGATCAGTTATGGCGGCTCCAGCCTGGTTTCGGTATTGGGTGCGTTGGGGATCGTGCTCAGCGTTTCGCGGGCGGCCAAAGTGAAGAGCCAGAACGAAGAAAGGATTCTCGATGCGACTACTCGTGGCCGCCGGGGCGAGCGGGGGTGGGGTGTATCCCGCGCTCGCCGTGCTGCAAGAATTGGGCGAAACTGA
- the murG gene encoding undecaprenyldiphospho-muramoylpentapeptide beta-N-acetylglucosaminyltransferase, with amino-acid sequence MRLLVAAGASGGGVYPALAVLQELGETELELLWVGGEGGMEEQLVKRAGYQLTTLPAAGLHGVGLAQLPRSLWQLLRGYFAARRILRQFKPQALFFTGGYVAAPVALAGSRMGIPTLAFVPDARPGFALRFIARFADVIAIIAPEAGAGYARPARLQVSGYPVRKELAAWATGARRAEARQHFGLRSDLPTVLVFGGSKGAQNINRATLAALPDLLQDKQVIHITGEANWDALQAQQAALTPAQAARYRAFPYLHADMGAALAAADLAVCRAGASIFGELPLFGLPAVLVPIAFKQHIQHDNAALLAQRGAAVVLADEQLGSELAPTVNRVLADAAQLQSMRQAMAAIATPDAAAAIAARLRQLGKAAASA; translated from the coding sequence ATGCGACTACTCGTGGCCGCCGGGGCGAGCGGGGGTGGGGTGTATCCCGCGCTCGCCGTGCTGCAAGAATTGGGCGAAACTGAGCTCGAGCTGCTGTGGGTGGGCGGCGAGGGTGGCATGGAGGAGCAACTGGTGAAGCGTGCGGGTTACCAGCTCACCACGCTGCCTGCCGCCGGGCTGCACGGCGTAGGCCTGGCTCAGTTGCCGCGCAGCCTGTGGCAATTGCTCCGCGGCTACTTTGCGGCGCGGCGCATCCTGCGCCAGTTTAAGCCGCAGGCCCTATTCTTCACCGGTGGCTACGTGGCTGCGCCGGTGGCGCTGGCCGGCAGCCGTATGGGCATTCCTACGCTGGCCTTCGTGCCGGATGCGCGCCCCGGTTTTGCGCTGCGCTTCATTGCGCGCTTTGCTGATGTCATTGCCATCATCGCCCCCGAAGCCGGCGCCGGGTATGCGCGCCCGGCGCGCCTGCAGGTGAGCGGGTACCCGGTGCGCAAGGAACTGGCCGCCTGGGCAACCGGCGCGCGCCGCGCGGAGGCGCGCCAACACTTTGGCTTGCGCAGCGATCTGCCGACGGTGTTGGTTTTTGGCGGCAGCAAGGGCGCCCAAAATATCAACCGCGCTACGCTGGCGGCATTGCCCGACTTATTGCAAGATAAGCAGGTGATCCATATAACGGGTGAAGCCAATTGGGACGCGCTGCAGGCGCAGCAGGCCGCCTTGACCCCCGCGCAGGCGGCGCGCTATCGCGCCTTCCCGTATTTGCATGCAGACATGGGCGCCGCGCTGGCTGCGGCCGACCTGGCGGTGTGCCGTGCCGGCGCATCGATCTTTGGCGAGCTGCCGCTGTTTGGGCTGCCAGCGGTGCTGGTGCCGATCGCGTTCAAGCAGCACATCCAGCACGATAACGCCGCGCTGCTGGCGCAACGCGGTGCAGCCGTGGTGCTGGCCGATGAGCAACTGGGCAGCGAGCTGGCGCCCACCGTGAACCGCGTGCTGGCCGATGCGGCACAGTTGCAGTCCATGCGCCAGGCGATGGCCGCCATCGCCACGCCGGATGCGGCCGCGGCGATCGCCGCGCGCCTGCGCCAACTGGGAAAGGCTGCGGCCTCGGCATGA
- a CDS encoding CvpA family protein: MISLSALLWMLVAMFALMGLMRGFGKEVLVTSSLILAVFIIAVVLPMLPIAGDDQRQFLVRGAVLVLCAVAGYQSQRLQRISDALTKARWRNNLLGLLLGGINGYLLIGSLLYYLHQFNYPFAFITPPGPELTNLLPFMLPQWLVGLWMYIAIAVALLMILVLFV, from the coding sequence ATGATCTCGCTCTCGGCGCTGCTGTGGATGCTGGTGGCCATGTTCGCCCTGATGGGGCTGATGCGCGGCTTCGGCAAAGAGGTGCTGGTGACCTCTTCGCTGATCCTGGCGGTATTCATCATCGCCGTGGTGCTGCCGATGCTGCCCATCGCCGGCGATGACCAGCGCCAGTTTCTGGTGCGCGGCGCCGTGCTGGTGCTGTGCGCCGTGGCCGGTTACCAGAGCCAACGCTTGCAGCGCATCTCCGACGCGCTGACCAAAGCGCGCTGGCGCAACAATCTGCTCGGCTTGCTGCTGGGCGGCATCAACGGCTATTTGCTGATCGGCTCACTGCTGTATTACTTGCACCAATTCAATTACCCGTTTGCCTTCATCACGCCACCGGGGCCAGAGCTCACTAACCTCTTGCCCTTCATGCTGCCGCAGTGGCTGGTGGGCTTGTGGATGTACATTGCCATTGCCGTAGCGCTCTTGATGATCCTGGTGTTGTTCGTATGA
- the murC gene encoding UDP-N-acetylmuramate--L-alanine ligase gives MSARTHFIGIGGTGLSAIARVLLERGEAVSGSDRQDSVALAALQQAGATVYSQHAAGQVQGAARVVRSSAVGEDNVEVQAARAAGIPVFKRAEFLEPLLADQQVIAVAGSHGKTTTTAMLAWLLSALNQRPGYIIGSQAANLGSNAAAGAGRLFVIEADEYDYMFFGLHPALALVTNVEHDHPDMFPSAASFQAAFERFVERLQPDGELIACADDPGARTLLEYAVAHGHKVSSYAYSHSGAEYQMQVLSTQGAGYAFAVLHAGVELARVQLQVPGLHNALNALGALAVAHKLGLNVPEAALALGDFRGTSRRFETRGQAAGVRVIDDYAHHPREIAATLAAARGQFPGQRIVAVWQPHTYSRTHTLAADYASAFEDADQVFVLDVFAARERQPADFDLASLVTKIAHSAFTPTFAQAQQALLAALQPGDVLVVMSAGDAIQLSAALFAALQEKESHYA, from the coding sequence ATGAGCGCCCGCACGCACTTCATTGGGATTGGCGGCACGGGCCTTTCGGCGATTGCCCGCGTGCTGCTGGAGCGCGGCGAAGCGGTCAGCGGCTCTGACCGCCAGGATTCGGTAGCGTTGGCGGCGTTGCAGCAAGCCGGCGCCACGGTGTACAGCCAGCACGCGGCTGGGCAGGTGCAGGGTGCGGCGCGCGTCGTGCGCTCCTCCGCCGTGGGGGAGGACAACGTAGAAGTGCAGGCCGCCCGCGCCGCCGGCATTCCGGTATTCAAGCGCGCCGAATTCCTGGAGCCGTTGCTGGCAGACCAGCAGGTGATTGCCGTGGCGGGTTCGCACGGCAAGACCACCACCACGGCCATGCTGGCCTGGCTGCTCAGCGCCCTCAACCAGCGGCCAGGCTACATCATTGGCAGCCAGGCCGCCAACCTGGGCAGCAACGCCGCCGCAGGCGCCGGGCGCCTGTTCGTCATCGAGGCCGATGAGTATGACTATATGTTCTTCGGCCTGCACCCCGCGCTGGCCCTGGTGACCAATGTGGAGCACGACCATCCGGACATGTTCCCCAGCGCAGCCAGCTTCCAGGCGGCTTTTGAGCGCTTTGTAGAGCGCCTGCAGCCGGATGGCGAGCTCATCGCCTGCGCAGATGACCCCGGCGCGCGGACCCTGCTGGAGTACGCCGTGGCGCACGGGCACAAAGTCAGCTCCTATGCGTATAGCCACTCAGGGGCAGAGTACCAGATGCAAGTGCTATCGACCCAAGGTGCCGGCTATGCCTTCGCCGTGCTGCACGCGGGGGTGGAGCTGGCCCGCGTGCAACTGCAAGTGCCCGGGCTGCATAATGCGCTCAACGCGCTGGGGGCGCTGGCCGTGGCGCACAAGCTGGGCCTGAACGTGCCTGAGGCGGCGCTGGCGCTGGGCGATTTCCGCGGCACCAGCCGCCGCTTTGAGACGCGCGGCCAGGCCGCCGGGGTGCGCGTGATTGACGATTACGCCCACCACCCGCGCGAGATTGCCGCCACGCTGGCCGCGGCGCGCGGCCAGTTCCCTGGCCAGCGCATCGTGGCGGTGTGGCAGCCGCACACCTATAGCCGCACGCACACCCTGGCGGCGGATTACGCCAGCGCCTTCGAAGACGCCGATCAGGTCTTCGTGCTGGATGTGTTTGCAGCGCGTGAGCGCCAGCCGGCAGATTTTGATTTGGCCAGCCTCGTAACCAAGATCGCGCATAGCGCGTTCACTCCCACGTTTGCCCAAGCTCAGCAGGCGCTGCTGGCAGCTCTGCAGCCGGGCGACGTGCTGGTGGTGATGAGCGCTGGCGATGCGATCCAACTCAGCGCGGCGCTGTTCGCCGCGCTGCAGGAGAAGGAGAGTCATTATGCTTGA
- the murB gene encoding UDP-N-acetylmuramate dehydrogenase: MAATRLPLDALQAAFAERLRLDEPVGRLTSARIGGRADAVVVVRSAAELAQAAQTLWQLELPFVVMGGGSNMLVSDAGVREVVVLNEANQVQFHEGPDPSVWAESGAGLGGIARQAARKGLSGLEWAAGIPGTLGGAVAGNAGAHGGDVASCLELATILHRELGQQTWSAAELAFAYRESWLKRNPGQAVVLSAQLALSHKPEAEIRAQMDAFLAHRRRTQPPGASMGSMFKNPPGESAGRLIEQAGLKGMRIGNAQISPLHGNFFLNLGQARASDVWALIQQARQTVQDRAGIDLELEVQLVGEWAQ; this comes from the coding sequence ATGGCTGCTACCCGATTGCCGCTAGACGCATTGCAGGCCGCGTTTGCCGAACGCCTGCGGCTGGATGAGCCGGTGGGCCGGCTCACCTCCGCCCGCATCGGCGGCCGCGCCGATGCGGTGGTGGTGGTGCGCTCGGCGGCTGAGCTGGCCCAGGCCGCCCAGACGCTGTGGCAGCTGGAGTTGCCCTTCGTGGTGATGGGGGGCGGTTCCAACATGCTGGTGAGCGATGCCGGCGTGCGTGAAGTGGTGGTGCTCAACGAGGCCAATCAGGTGCAGTTTCACGAGGGGCCGGATCCCAGCGTATGGGCTGAATCCGGCGCCGGGCTGGGTGGCATCGCCCGCCAGGCGGCGCGCAAGGGCCTCAGCGGGCTGGAATGGGCCGCCGGCATCCCCGGTACGCTGGGCGGGGCGGTGGCTGGCAATGCCGGCGCCCACGGCGGCGATGTGGCCAGTTGCCTCGAATTGGCAACAATCTTGCATCGTGAACTAGGCCAGCAGACCTGGAGCGCCGCCGAGCTGGCTTTTGCCTACCGCGAGAGCTGGCTGAAGCGCAATCCTGGCCAGGCGGTGGTGCTCAGCGCCCAGTTGGCGCTGAGCCACAAGCCCGAAGCGGAGATCCGCGCCCAGATGGACGCGTTCCTGGCGCACCGGCGGCGCACCCAGCCCCCTGGCGCCAGCATGGGCTCAATGTTCAAGAACCCGCCGGGCGAAAGCGCCGGGCGGCTGATCGAGCAAGCGGGGTTGAAGGGCATGCGCATTGGCAATGCTCAGATCAGCCCGCTGCATGGCAATTTTTTCTTGAATTTGGGGCAGGCGCGGGCCAGCGATGTATGGGCGCTGATCCAGCAGGCCCGCCAGACGGTGCAAGACCGCGCTGGCATTGACTTGGAGTTGGAAGTGCAGTTAGTGGGCGAATGGGCCCAGTGA
- a CDS encoding D-alanine--D-alanine ligase: MAENKTHVAVIFGGRSGEHAVSLMSAKFVLQMLQTAGYAVTPIGITRDGAWYSGDGVLAALEAEELAGLQAVTLLADPTRPGLQALDALDGAAQLRTLAAVDVVFPVLHGTYGEDGTLQGLLELAGVAYVGAGVLGSAAAMDKALFADVMAAHAIPVAQSVLLLRSEIQEDIDAALAKAEAVSAYPLFIKPANLGSSVGISKASSRADLLEALMYAAQYDRRIVVQRGYNVREIEVAVLGNDAPEASLCGEVAPEAEFYSYEAKYHDDRSKTYIPADIPAETSARIRQLAVQAYQACDLAGLARVDFFVDRDSGDVVLNEINTMPGFTSISMYPQLWQASGLDGPALVTRLIELAQQRRAERAATMHEYRRGG; the protein is encoded by the coding sequence ATGGCAGAAAACAAGACTCACGTTGCAGTTATTTTCGGCGGCCGCTCCGGTGAGCACGCCGTTTCGCTGATGTCAGCTAAGTTTGTGCTGCAGATGTTGCAGACCGCCGGCTACGCCGTGACCCCCATCGGCATTACGCGTGATGGCGCCTGGTACAGCGGCGATGGCGTGCTGGCTGCGCTGGAAGCCGAAGAGCTGGCCGGCTTGCAAGCCGTCACCTTGCTGGCTGACCCCACGCGCCCGGGCTTGCAGGCTCTGGATGCCCTCGACGGCGCCGCGCAACTGCGCACCCTGGCGGCGGTGGATGTGGTCTTCCCGGTTTTGCACGGCACCTATGGCGAGGACGGCACGCTGCAAGGCCTGCTGGAGTTGGCGGGCGTGGCCTACGTGGGCGCCGGCGTGCTGGGTTCTGCCGCGGCGATGGATAAGGCCTTGTTTGCCGATGTAATGGCTGCCCACGCCATCCCGGTAGCGCAGAGTGTGCTGCTCTTGCGCAGCGAGATTCAAGAGGATATTGACGCCGCGTTGGCCAAGGCTGAAGCGGTGAGCGCCTACCCGCTGTTCATCAAACCGGCCAACCTCGGTTCCTCGGTGGGGATTAGCAAGGCCAGCAGCCGCGCCGATCTGCTCGAGGCGCTGATGTACGCGGCGCAATACGACCGCCGCATCGTTGTGCAGCGCGGCTACAACGTGCGCGAGATCGAAGTGGCAGTGCTGGGCAACGACGCCCCCGAAGCCTCGCTGTGCGGGGAAGTGGCGCCCGAAGCCGAATTCTACAGCTACGAAGCCAAGTACCACGATGATCGCTCCAAGACCTACATCCCGGCCGATATTCCCGCCGAGACCAGTGCGCGCATTCGCCAGTTGGCGGTGCAGGCCTACCAGGCCTGCGATCTGGCCGGGCTGGCGCGCGTGGATTTCTTTGTCGATCGCGACAGTGGCGATGTGGTGCTGAACGAGATCAACACCATGCCGGGCTTTACCTCGATCAGCATGTATCCGCAATTATGGCAAGCCAGCGGGCTGGATGGCCCGGCGCTGGTCACGCGCTTGATCGAGCTGGCCCAGCAACGCCGCGCCGAGCGCGCCGCCACCATGCACGAATACCGGAGGGGTGGTTAA